The sequence AGATCTGATTACAAAATCCACACTGCTCACACCTGGCGTCTGCTGAATGGGTGTATGAGATTGTCCTGCTTGAAGCGTGACCTCCGCTTTGGTGGCCTCGGGGTGGCTGCTTGCAGTGAAACGACCCTCATGCCCCAGCCTCCCTTCGTTGGGATGGAGCCATCAAGACACAGAAGTACCTCACAGCTCCCAGATTTGTATTTCAGCTTCTTGCCTTTGCCTGTttgggaagcaggggagggaaaagccTCCTGCTGTGCATGACTAAAGCTTGAATTTTGCGCTCTTCAGAGGACCCAAACTCCCAGCATCACCTCTGAGTTGCCAGGACAGCTGCACCTGGGAGCTCAGCAGGGTGGACACACTGCAGaccagaggaggacacagcccagcagaggagctTTTTGGGTGAAAGCCATTGGAGTTTCACTTCAGAAAGAGCCCAACTTGCTTTCCCAGATGAGGCTGTTCCACACCTTGGCTGTCGCTGAGTCAGGGACACTCTGCTAGGCAAAGCCAGCGCCGCAGGAGTCAGCTCAAGATAGTTCCACAGCAAACAAGAGCAGCAATGTATTACACTGGTTACAGATTTTTACCTGATCTACAAATATTTGTACACTGCAAAGCCTGGCAGGTGATGAGACcactcacccccccccccctagtTAAGAGAGGATTCCTCTATGCCTCCTTTATGCTGCAAACAATTCTTTCCATGTTAGCtgcaaaattaaaaaacaaacaaacaaacatagcACAAAAGGCACATTCCAGCTGAGCACAGAAGAAATCAAGGACCAGCAAATACAGAAACCATTCCTGGAAAGTATTAGCAATTTTTTTAAGCTTAAACTTCATAAATATATTGCAATAAGCAAGTGTGATTCAATCAAGGGATGGGAGTCTGAAGACACTGGGTCTGTTCCTAATGCTGCAATTAATTTGCTGTTTGGCCTCGGGCAGAACGCTCTAACTTCTTCATTTCCCACAGCCAGAAGGATGGTGTTGtggggggagaagaagagacaTTTGTGCATCAGCGCCTTAGCCTCCACAAGCCCTGGCACGAACCCTGCACTGCACTGGGGAGGTGCCGGGGTGGCACTGTGGCTCCCTGACCCCACCACTGAGCCTCTCCATGGGCCCCTGTGCTCCTACAGCTCCATCACTTCCAGAGGAAGAAGGAATTTCTACAGAGAAAAAGAGCTAAAGAAGTGCTGCTTACAGCAGTCCTGGAACTACACAACCAGAGCCATCGCTTTTCCCTTTGAGTGTTGGGATGCTGTGACTTCATCAACCAAGAACCATAAAAGTGAagctcttcttttcccttttcccccccaccccccaaagagCCAGAACTTGCTCGTGGGTGTTTAATGTTACAAGCATAGGAAATGACTGCCTGCTTCACTTGATGGTCATGAACGTGGTTTCTACTGGATCAGTAATGAACTAATTTATTCAGGAGTCAGTATGAGACTGATGGATGCAGCCCACCGAGACAGGAGATGTCATTCTCTGTGTGCCTGAAGATGCAAACTCTTCACCCCCACAAATCCCTCTGGAAACGCACATTTGTCTCACCGCAGTGCAAGTTACCCACAGGTATCAACACTGATGGAACTGTCCTGGAGCAGTAACGTCGGCTGTGGCACGGCTCGGCCATGGGAGTCACCCATCAGTCCAGTTCTCCACAGTCCCTAGCCCTGAATGATACTGCAGCGACGACTCCCGCGACAAGGAGAAGCTTTGCGAGTAGAGGAACTCGTTGGCCGCGTTGAGGTGCGGAGAGGGAGGTTTCCTCTCGCACACGGAGGGGTGCACCCTTTCCCTCGGGAAGGAGGCAGAAGGAACCCGCTCCCGAACCTGAGACTGGGACAGCTGATTGTAGACGCTGAAGTGGCTGTTACCTGGCGGCTGCGAGCCTTGGCCCGCGATGGACGGGAGCCGCGGCATCATGGTGGTGGCGGTAAAATGAGTGGGGAAAGGCTGGTAAGGGACAGTTTCCATTGTCTGAACACTGTAGCTGGTGTAAGGTGCGACAGAAGTCCACATATTGCAGCTcagggggggaggtggaggtggcaAGTCGTCAACCGTTGAGACCCCAGCGATTTCAGCCCCAGAACCAGAGTACATGCAGGCATCCCTCGGAGCCACCTCGCTGCAGTAGGAAGGGCTGAGCATCTGCTGCTCGTAGGGAGGCGGGGAACGGAAGTAGTGATCGTCTCCTAcagaggaggaggcttccaGGTAGGAACGTTTGCAGGGCAGGTCCAGGTGCCGAGCACTTTCTGCAAGCAAAATCAAAACCACTTGGtcaggagcagctcccagagccacagcgtTTAGCAGCGATCTGCCAAGGGCCTGGGCTGCTTCTGTGGAGTCCCCTCAGAAGCCAAGCAGGCAGTCTGTGATTATTTCACTAAACAACCGGGGCTCTCTTTCAGATTAATCCAGTTAAACCATTTGAGTTTGGAAAGACAATGCACGACATCAAAAAGACATTGTGTTGCAAACATTGTCAGGCTAATCCCCTCGGCCTCAAAGCCTTCTGGTGACATTTATCTGGCTAAGTGAGGGCCTTGGGCTACTCTCTGCTCACATCAGAGATTACTTCACATTCATCCAGATAACACAGGGCCCTGACACTCCCGCCGTGTTACTCCTGACAAATTCAAGAAGTCTCTTAAAGGGTCTTATCTCAGCCTGCCTTCCTGTCATTACAAAAATGCCCATACATTTCCCAGAGATTCGTGTCCAAagctgcagaaatatttccagATAAAGGAGCCCTTTCCCACTCAGcagcccttccctcagctccacgcagaggagctgcagcccttctcCTACGGATTCCAGTGGCTGCCTTCACCAGCAGCTTGCTGTTAGCTGTTAGGAGTATTCTTGGGATGAATTAGTGAATTCATCTGCAGATGAAACATCTGCTGCAATTACACATTTGCCTCCCAGTCCTCGTTACTGGTGCTGTTAGATTCTTCATTTGCCCATGATCAGAGCATTCTCACAGCTTAAATAAATTAGAGGCCAATGAGACATGCAAAtaggatatttttttcctgtgcagaaCTTTTCCATTTAGCTTAAGACATGCCATGATCTCATTTgatgctgggctgcaagggagAGAATGAAGTTGCAGCTCACTTAAACTTCAGAACTAGTGGTAAGGAAGAACAGGAAGCTTACACACAGCTTCCACAGCCCTACTAACCTGCAGAGAATTGCTAATGACTTCATCCTGGAAAAGTGCTGGGGATGTGTAGCTGCATTAATACTAAAGGCAGTGTCAGAACATCTCAGGATAGATAAGGCCTCCTCCAAACAATTATTAATTCAGCTCATTTTAATAATGGATCACTTTCCAGCACAGCTTCATGCCATTTGCATTGTGTATGCAGATTACTCTGATTAATTTTTCCAGCTCTGGCTCACAGTCTGAATTGGCTTTCTATGAGACAAACCCACTAATAACCTCCTAAAGTCCCGGCTTTTGGGCCCTGAGTCTCCAAAACACACTGATCACATCAGTATCCTTGAGGATCAAGACCTAAGAGACCAATCTAAATGGAGCTGGACTTAGCAGCAAGCTTTTGCTGCTCACACTCTTaggtttctttgctgtaagatTTTTCCAGCTGTAAACTCGAGTTACCTCTTCTTTTTAGGCAATGATAGAAGAGCCCTGAATCTCTCTGTGCTGTGAAGGTGTTGAGTGGCAGATCTTGAGTGTCTGAAGCTGCAAACTGCATGTGAGCACCGTTCTCATACTGATAATGTTGAAGGGTCTGGTGATTCCCATGAAGTGGGTTCACATCTGGCTTTGCTGAAAGCTGGCCGTGACTGgacaccaacctctgcctcatgATGCTTTTGGAAATGACTGGATATTCTTTGCTACAAGAGGTGAGAAAAATTATTACCAGTTAGACAGCAATTAGCAATAACAGAAGGATGAAATATTCATTTGGCTTCCTTAGAGCATCTTCATCCAATGGCTTCAACACCCTTTGCCAAACACAACGAACTCGTACTGATCACACTGCTTGGTGTGGGCACAGCATGCAAAGTGTGTCACTGAATTACAGAAAGTTTTCAGAGGCATAGAAGGCATTGTAAATGTGCCCTCAGACACAACAAAATGTGATGCTCCCATACCATAGGTACCTTTTAACTACTCCAAAGTAGTGCAGCACATCAGTAGCAGAATAAGCCCGGCTGTAATTGTGCCATAGgacaagaggctgagagctgggtttgttcagcctggagaagagaagtcttaGGAGTGACCTTACTGCCATGGACCAGTTGATAAAGGATGGCTACCAGGAAGATGgggagtcccatggaaaagacaaggggtggtggggaCAAGATAGTCCTGGGGAGATTCCttttggactccagaagaaactGTTTCCCTATGAGAACAGTTAcagattggaatcatctctcaagggaagcagaggattcccctacactggacagttttaagactcagcttgacagggtgctgggccagctcatttcaccTACACTATCACCTAGGAAGGTTGGACCGGGTgatccttccaacctggcattctgtgatttctgcacAGAGCACGTATCTGAAGGATGTTCTGTGTTCAGTGCACACATATACAcccctgtgcacactgcagcaggtccccaggctgggcaagAGGCCGCTCCACCAAGCAGCTGCTTCCCACCACCCCTCATGCAACTCAGCTGTACCTCTGCAGTCGTGCCACCCGCAGGTCGCTGTCGTCGCTCCCCCTGAAGCCCTTGGCAAAGGGATTGTTTTCGATTTTCAGCTGGGTTATCTGTCAAAGAGTGAAAGCAGAAAGACTTTGAAAAGGGAGCAGCAGGTCTGAGGCTGTAGGTCTCCAGGTGCCCCATCATGAAATGCAGAGCCCACGAGAGGTTCAGCcagcaggagaggtggtggtggagatgGGGTCTGTGCATTCAGCACTGAGAACCTGAGCTGTGCAGTTAGATCAAGCAGAAGCAGTTTTTAAAGCTGATGAAATTGCTGACTGTCAATGAGGATAGGAAGGTAAAGATCCCTAAGCTTTGGGCTTAGTGGGGATGTATTTGACTGATTTAAGAGAATATTTCCTACATCTCCACATTAGAGACCCTATTGCTGACAATGTGGCTCTCCTCACTTCCATAGCAATTTTGTATAGAAGCAGATCTTATTCTGCTGCTTTGGAATGATTTAGGGATTGCTGAGGAATGCTATAGCTGACAACTGCCCTTCCAGCAACGCTGGAAAACATCCCTCACCCAAAAACTCCTTGACAGAACTGCTGGCTGGTGTCTGTGATGGGGAAAAGGCAGTGATGTGAATTTAACCAGCCTTGAGGACTTGatctctctgcttctgcagccaaCAATGGTTCCAGGATAGCTCCCAATCAGCTGATGGACCACAAGAAGTGTAGGTCCCCTCCTaatccaaacccagcagcagttCTGTACATCTTCATTTAATTTTGTTATTTACTGACATGAGCAGATTCAGGGCTTCAGTCCCTCCCTGTTACCTTCCTCTAGCTTCATCCCATCCAGGTGAGAGTTTTGAGCTCATCTGGGGCACTTTCTCCTAAATCTGTCAAGCCCATtctgtgctgccacccagctaccaggctgccccaggagtgGTTGTGTGGCAATGACAGTAGAAGTGTGAAGTTTATGGAGCACTTTGGGCACCTTAGGGCTGAAAGGCACTATTGACAAGCCAGACATTTTAAGTAGGTATTAAATAAGCTCTTTCGAGCCTTTTTGGTTAACCACGTTTGGGCAACTGGTTATTTTACACCAACAGTTAAACCTTTTCAAACAGGATTCACTTCAGTGTCCAAATAGGGACCTTTTTTCCGCCCCCATCCCTGCCTCTCCATAACACATCCATGGTTCTGCCCTGAGTCTTTTAATTGGCTCACTAATTGCAAAACCTTGCAAGGAACTCTATGCTTCAAGCATCAAAGGGCACACAGGCATCCTGCTTGGGAGGAAAAGGTCTGGTCAGATTATTGGGGAGGAAGAATTTCACATGTGTTCCTGTAGGATTTTCCGATGGATGTGTAGGAAAGGAGCTGATGCAGTAACACAGGGCAGGGTTTTCATTCAGAGTGACAGGAGGTTTCCAGCAGCGCTCCCTCACTCTGCACCTTTTTTTAATGCCTCCTGTTGTACTTTAAAAACTCCAATTAATTCCCATACAACCCTTCAGTTAGGCTTAACCACTAGGAAAGCTTCAGTGGAGCAGAAGCTTgagcaaaggcaaggcaaacaGGAGCCTCATCATCCTCTGCCTAGCATCCTCCCCATCCTGCCTTGCTGACACGCACGCGCTGTCACAAGGAGGTGCCAATTAACTGTCATCTTACTGCCCACCCTGCTagcaa is a genomic window of Dryobates pubescens isolate bDryPub1 chromosome 13, bDryPub1.pri, whole genome shotgun sequence containing:
- the TBX4 gene encoding T-box transcription factor TBX4; protein product: MLQEKSLSETEEGFPTAPAPGHADSSAGSPVLGVAGGSNTPLSSPQLPDPEQTIENIKVYLHEKELWKKFHEAGTEMIITKAGRRMFPSYKVKVTGMNPKTKYILLIDIVPADDHRYKFCDNKWMVAGKAEPAMPGRLYVHPDSPATGAHWMRQLVSFQKLKLTNNHLDPFGHIILNSMHKYQPRLHIVKADENNAFGSKNTAFCTHVFPETSFISVTSYQNHKITQLKIENNPFAKGFRGSDDSDLRVARLQSKEYPVISKSIMRQRLVSSHGQLSAKPDVNPLHGNHQTLQHYQYENGAHMQFAASDTQDLPLNTFTAQRDSGLFYHCLKRRESARHLDLPCKRSYLEASSSVGDDHYFRSPPPYEQQMLSPSYCSEVAPRDACMYSGSGAEIAGVSTVDDLPPPPPPLSCNMWTSVAPYTSYSVQTMETVPYQPFPTHFTATTMMPRLPSIAGQGSQPPGNSHFSVYNQLSQSQVRERVPSASFPRERVHPSVCERKPPSPHLNAANEFLYSQSFSLSRESSLQYHSGLGTVENWTDG